GAAAAGTAGCCAATATTCATTATAAAGTTTGTGATGATGGAAACTACAAATTGCTTGATGTGAATGAAAACATCATTATTGATAAAGATTCTTATGTTCCTAGCTGTTTATCTCCTAAAGAAAATGGATATGGCGATTACATTATTATGGATGTATCAGAAGAAGGTGTTATTTCAAATTGGAAGTTTGATTTTAAAGAATTTAAATAGCAGTTAACCATGTACACACAAGGCAGAATAAAACTAATTGGACAAGTCCAAGACATTAGCTCAAGTTTCAGAAAAAGAGAGTTTGTCGTTACAACGGATGAACAATATCCGCAAGACATCCTAATTGAAGTAACTCAAGATCGAGTGAGTTTACTAGACGGATTCCAAGTTGGAGCTTACGTAAAGGTTGATATCAATTTGCGTGGAAGAGAGTGGACTTCACCACAAGGCGAAGTAAGATATTTCAATACGATTCAAGCTTGGAAAATTACTGCAGCTGTAAACCAACCACAAATGCAAGACGGCACTTACCACGGCCAAGGTTCGGCAGCAGATGCTCATCAACAATGGAAACAAAATCAACAAAGTCAACCTGCTCCAGGTAATCAATTCCCTTCTACACCACAGTACAACGAAGATGACCACGATGATCTCCCTTTCTGATTTAGATTAATTTTTAACCTTATTAAAAATGACTAAGCAAACCAAAAAGAAGCGGGTTCTTGAAAAAGAGCCCCTTTCTATCTGGGAAGAACAAGTTGAGTTGAAAGATAAAGCAAAGACACTTTCTCAGAAGAATGAAGAACGCGAACATAAAAAGTTCAATGAAGGTTACACTTGGGTGCAAGTGGATGGAAGGACACGTAAACTTTTAAAAATAGATAACAGTGGCAGAGAATAAAAACTCCTTTGTTCTATATAAAGATATGATTAGCACTATTGAGAAACTCAGTGATGAAACTGCAGGAAAACTATTCAAGCACATATTACGATATGTAAATGACCAAAGCCCCACTCCTGAAAACGAAATATTAGATCTTGTTTTTGAACCGATAAAAAATCAATTAAAAAGAGATTTGAATAAGTATAAAAAAACAAAAGCTGATAGGTCACTAAATGGACGAATGGGAAATTTAAAAAGGTATAATCCTGATTTATACAGACAAGTCGCTGATAATCAAATCACAATAGACGAAGCTGAAAAAATCGCAAGTCATCGCAAAGCCTCGCCTAGCGACAATAGCGATAATAAAACCTCGCAAACACTCGCAAACGTCGCTGTAAGTGTTAGTGATAATGTAAGTGTTAGTGATAGTGTTAATGATATTCTTTTAGAAAAAGAAACAAAAGAATATTTAGGGCAAAATGAAAAAATTGAAGAATTCGATTCAGTTGAATTAGAAGCCGAAGAATCTTTCCAAAAAAAAGTTGCGCGAAAAACAAGGTTTTCAAAACCGACAGTTGA
The window above is part of the Myroides odoratus DSM 2801 genome. Proteins encoded here:
- a CDS encoding DUF3127 domain-containing protein, with amino-acid sequence MYTQGRIKLIGQVQDISSSFRKREFVVTTDEQYPQDILIEVTQDRVSLLDGFQVGAYVKVDINLRGREWTSPQGEVRYFNTIQAWKITAAVNQPQMQDGTYHGQGSAADAHQQWKQNQQSQPAPGNQFPSTPQYNEDDHDDLPF
- a CDS encoding DUF6291 domain-containing protein; protein product: MAENKNSFVLYKDMISTIEKLSDETAGKLFKHILRYVNDQSPTPENEILDLVFEPIKNQLKRDLNKYKKTKADRSLNGRMGNLKRYNPDLYRQVADNQITIDEAEKIASHRKASPSDNSDNKTSQTLANVAVSVSDNVSVSDSVNDILLEKETKEYLGQNEKIEEFDSVELEAEESFQKKVARKTRFSKPTVEEIHEYCFERNNGIDAQRFFDHYESNGWMVGKTKMKDWKAAVRTWERNSNNKNQNQNGQQQERFVGRQSIDTIQHNANVGYEAAERIRKQMLGDAN